In Alkalihalobacillus sp. TS-13, the following are encoded in one genomic region:
- a CDS encoding ABC transporter ATP-binding protein, which produces MKNKPILKLQNIHKSIGKNQILSDVELEVNHGEIMGLLGPNGSGKTTMIRIIVGLMKADKGQIVIHGHDLYKEFTQAIKHIGAIVENPEFYEHLSGLQNLQQYAAMDPTISENRINEVVGIVNLGKAIHDQVSTYSLGMRQRLGIAQAILHQPKLLILDEPTNGLDPLGMREFREYIRALRKTKNVSIIIASHLLREIEDLCDRVAIIQSGRILKVRHLIGEDEQSTSMFRFEVDAADRTKDILSELNFEAEVVGIGVDVMVSKYDVPNVVENLVHEGIMIYSITAKHQTLEEAFFEATEEPSNDV; this is translated from the coding sequence ATGAAAAACAAACCAATTCTAAAACTGCAAAATATACATAAATCAATCGGTAAAAATCAAATCCTTTCAGATGTTGAGTTGGAAGTGAATCATGGTGAAATCATGGGATTATTGGGACCGAATGGTTCAGGTAAAACAACGATGATCAGGATCATCGTTGGATTGATGAAAGCAGATAAGGGACAAATTGTAATCCACGGACATGATTTATATAAGGAGTTTACCCAAGCCATCAAGCATATCGGAGCGATCGTTGAGAACCCAGAGTTCTACGAACACTTGAGCGGACTTCAAAATTTACAACAATATGCAGCGATGGATCCGACGATATCAGAGAATAGGATCAATGAAGTGGTTGGGATCGTCAATTTAGGTAAGGCTATACATGATCAAGTTAGCACTTACTCTTTGGGGATGAGGCAACGCCTTGGAATTGCCCAAGCTATTTTACATCAACCTAAACTGCTTATCCTTGATGAACCGACTAATGGTCTGGATCCTCTTGGAATGAGGGAGTTTCGTGAATACATAAGGGCCTTGAGAAAGACAAAAAATGTTTCAATCATTATTGCAAGTCATTTACTCCGTGAGATTGAAGATTTGTGCGATCGAGTTGCCATCATTCAATCAGGGCGAATATTGAAAGTCAGGCACCTAATTGGTGAGGACGAACAGTCAACCAGTATGTTCCGTTTTGAAGTGGATGCAGCCGATAGAACGAAAGACATCCTTAGTGAGTTGAATTTTGAAGCTGAAGTTGTGGGTATTGGTGTAGATGTCATGGTAAGTAAATATGATGTTCCTAACGTTGTAGAAAACCTAGTTCATGAAGGTATCATGATATATTCCATAACAGCAAAGCATCAAACGCTTGAAGAGGCGTTTTTTGAAGCAACGGAGGAGCCTTCCAATGATGTTTAA
- a CDS encoding ABC transporter permease produces the protein MMFNLIRNEHIKIFYKKGSQILFLVFAIGCLLLALMTRNILSTSGENESFADYFIFSTNFLFLLQFVSVIIAGSIVANEYDWGTIKFLLIRPAQRSKVLLSKYLTVLLIGVYLLVSYAIFALLFGFVLFGISDFVGDFDNVKNIFLRYMTTFVEVSVMSTFAFTISTVFRSSVVAAGTSIFLILTGRTFVEVLAHYQISWGKYILFANTNLTQFFSGNRPLFKEMTFAGSILILCIHLGILIAASWYSFTKRDVAN, from the coding sequence ATGATGTTTAATTTGATCCGTAACGAACACATCAAAATTTTCTATAAAAAGGGAAGCCAAATCCTATTTTTAGTTTTTGCAATTGGGTGTCTTTTGCTTGCATTGATGACAAGGAACATCTTATCCACCTCTGGCGAAAATGAAAGCTTCGCTGATTATTTCATTTTCAGTACGAATTTCTTGTTCTTATTACAATTCGTATCTGTCATCATTGCAGGATCAATCGTTGCAAATGAATATGATTGGGGAACGATTAAATTTCTTTTAATAAGACCTGCACAACGATCCAAAGTCCTGTTATCCAAATACTTGACTGTCTTACTAATCGGAGTTTATCTATTGGTGTCCTATGCGATATTTGCATTACTATTCGGATTTGTCCTTTTTGGGATTTCTGATTTCGTAGGGGATTTTGATAACGTGAAGAATATCTTTTTACGATATATGACGACTTTCGTTGAGGTTTCAGTCATGTCAACGTTTGCCTTCACAATCTCCACAGTATTCAGAAGCAGTGTGGTCGCGGCAGGTACCTCTATATTCTTGATTTTGACAGGGAGGACGTTTGTAGAAGTGCTTGCTCATTATCAAATTAGCTGGGGGAAATACATCCTTTTTGCAAATACGAACCTTACTCAATTTTTCAGCGGAAACCGTCCATTGTTCAAGGAAATGACTTTTGCGGGTTCCATTTTAATCCTGTGTATTCATTTAGGGATCCTCATTGCTGCATCGTGGTACTCGTTCACAAAAAGGGATGTCGCTAATTAA
- a CDS encoding PH domain-containing protein: MGILDGLMGNASEADLQAVEKDLENIVTENERVEKAFKIIRDLIVFTNKRLILIDKQGMTGKKVEYHSVPYRNVTHYSVETAGTFDMDAELKIFISSTSHPISKQFRKDKSIYDVQKALATYVNQ; encoded by the coding sequence ATGGGAATTTTAGATGGCCTGATGGGAAATGCATCAGAAGCAGATTTGCAAGCAGTTGAAAAAGACCTGGAAAATATCGTCACGGAAAATGAACGGGTAGAGAAAGCCTTCAAAATAATTCGTGATCTGATCGTTTTTACCAATAAGCGCCTTATTTTGATTGATAAGCAAGGAATGACTGGTAAGAAGGTCGAGTACCATTCTGTCCCTTACCGAAATGTCACTCATTATAGTGTAGAAACAGCTGGTACATTTGATATGGATGCAGAATTGAAAATCTTCATATCCAGTACGTCTCATCCGATTTCTAAACAGTTCCGCAAGGATAAGAGCATTTATGATGTACAAAAAGCACTAGCAACTTATGTAAATCAATAG
- the proC gene encoding pyrroline-5-carboxylate reductase encodes MIPSRLLVIGAGRMAEAIVSGLKSTNEPFFSAITIANRSDRQRLDKLASTYKVEITRNWKESMSSFDVVLLAAPPDAHDNLFSELSSCMNGQLVITVAAGIDPSTMEAHLPAGAPVCWIMPNTAALVGKSMTTFACGKNVKQSHRHVIEQILIAIGEYEELSEDQVHDLTAITGSAPAFLYLFSEALEEAAVNYGVTREQAQRLVTKMIAGSASMLETGASAETLRNQVTTPGGSTAAGVEVLESNNMKNIMKEAVKATNRHARGK; translated from the coding sequence ATGATTCCATCCAGGTTATTAGTGATTGGTGCCGGTCGTATGGCTGAAGCGATTGTTTCCGGTTTAAAATCTACAAACGAACCCTTTTTTTCTGCCATTACAATTGCGAATCGATCTGACAGGCAACGTCTGGACAAATTAGCTTCTACATACAAGGTTGAAATAACTCGAAATTGGAAAGAATCAATGTCATCGTTTGATGTAGTCTTGTTGGCAGCTCCCCCAGATGCACATGACAACCTGTTCTCAGAGTTATCGAGTTGTATGAACGGCCAACTAGTTATCACAGTGGCCGCGGGCATCGATCCTTCTACTATGGAAGCCCATCTGCCCGCCGGAGCTCCTGTCTGTTGGATAATGCCTAACACTGCAGCTTTGGTAGGAAAATCAATGACTACTTTCGCATGTGGGAAGAACGTCAAACAATCTCACCGGCATGTGATCGAACAGATATTAATCGCCATTGGAGAGTATGAAGAGTTGTCAGAAGATCAAGTCCATGATTTGACTGCGATTACAGGGAGTGCTCCTGCTTTCTTATATTTATTCTCTGAAGCATTAGAAGAAGCAGCGGTCAATTATGGAGTAACAAGAGAACAAGCTCAGCGGCTAGTTACTAAAATGATTGCAGGTTCAGCCTCAATGCTTGAAACAGGGGCGTCTGCAGAAACACTAAGAAATCAAGTAACAACCCCAGGCGGTTCTACTGCAGCAGGTGTTGAAGTATTGGAGAGTAACAATATGAAAAATATCATGAAAGAAGCAGTCAAGGCTACGAACCGACATGCGAGGGGAAAATAG
- a CDS encoding beta-propeller domain-containing protein: MKKWWLLTGLVVIIAIGYFYWTNQPKVLNAWDENQDTPVVLQNKTWKILFSKKIDVKTIKEDTIYVTDSDGERQNVSFTIDDDQRTVLIQPPETGYNLSSSYFTLHVENGIRSTQGRKIKEIPPMKFIVERTLPVIGSKEKLNDYFLQAIRENKQKTRLFSRGDAIATEESSDASASAKADSSGSGDFSETNVQVDGVDEADIVKNDGRYVYQVLQDRVIITKAYPASEMKKVAAITFKEHELSPQELILYKDRLVIIGHSLKEMQAIQNRGTSAKDVALLPIHHTLKAYFYDIKDRSKPILEREVEIEGSYFTARRSDNYLYLISNHHPNYWPLAEKKDQGKNIDLRPKVRDSADNDGSKYIDYEKINYFSDSKDTNFTIISSIPIDKPRKKARFTTYLGSGNQLYMSKENIFIAVNTYPDLTTDTRVEFTPDTVVYKFTFNEEVVKFKHSTEIEGTVLNQFSMDEYRGKFRVATTSGNTWNDDNPSSNHLFIFDEKLRKIGEITDLAQGERIYSARFMQDRIYIVTFKQVDPLFVIDASDPTNPKVKGELKIPGFSNYLHPYDENHLIGFGQNTKLVENSSVSEPFVQTDGIKISIFDVSDMNNPIEKHTEIINGNGTYSLLNHDHKSLLFDKQRNIFAFPIHIYNYEEGKAQIENAFQGAMIYNIDTKDGFNLAAKLSHTQTEGEKRFEQWETDIQRLLYIQNTIYSLSRSKIVAHELSTFEKIGQIDLRD, from the coding sequence ATGAAAAAGTGGTGGTTATTAACTGGTTTGGTTGTAATAATTGCAATTGGTTATTTTTATTGGACTAACCAACCTAAAGTATTGAACGCCTGGGATGAGAATCAAGACACACCCGTTGTTTTGCAAAATAAAACTTGGAAAATCCTTTTTTCCAAGAAGATAGATGTCAAAACAATCAAAGAGGATACTATTTATGTCACGGATTCTGATGGCGAGAGACAAAATGTATCTTTTACTATTGATGATGATCAACGTACTGTTCTGATCCAGCCACCAGAAACAGGTTACAATCTTTCGAGCAGCTATTTTACACTTCATGTTGAGAATGGTATTCGTTCAACCCAGGGGAGAAAAATAAAAGAAATCCCACCTATGAAATTCATTGTGGAACGAACCTTACCAGTAATCGGATCGAAGGAGAAATTAAACGACTATTTTTTGCAAGCTATCAGAGAAAATAAACAAAAGACACGTCTATTCTCACGTGGAGATGCTATAGCTACAGAGGAGTCTTCAGACGCAAGTGCCAGCGCAAAAGCTGATAGCAGCGGATCTGGAGATTTTTCAGAAACGAATGTCCAGGTAGATGGGGTGGATGAAGCCGATATCGTTAAAAATGATGGCAGATATGTATATCAAGTCCTCCAAGACCGTGTTATCATCACGAAGGCATATCCGGCCAGTGAAATGAAGAAGGTAGCGGCCATCACCTTCAAGGAACATGAGTTATCCCCACAGGAATTGATATTATATAAAGACCGCTTAGTTATTATCGGTCACAGTCTTAAAGAAATGCAAGCTATCCAGAATAGAGGAACATCTGCTAAAGACGTTGCGTTATTACCGATACATCACACATTAAAAGCTTATTTTTATGATATTAAAGATCGATCTAAACCTATTTTGGAAAGGGAAGTGGAAATTGAAGGCTCCTATTTTACAGCACGTCGATCAGATAACTATCTGTACTTAATTTCCAATCATCATCCTAACTACTGGCCTTTAGCAGAAAAGAAGGATCAGGGTAAAAATATCGATCTCAGACCAAAAGTGAGGGACAGTGCGGATAACGATGGATCAAAATATATCGACTACGAGAAAATCAATTACTTTTCCGATTCAAAAGATACGAACTTTACGATCATTTCATCTATCCCTATTGACAAACCAAGGAAAAAAGCACGGTTCACCACTTATTTAGGAAGTGGAAACCAATTGTATATGTCCAAGGAAAATATTTTTATTGCAGTTAATACCTACCCGGATCTTACAACAGATACAAGAGTTGAATTTACGCCTGATACCGTAGTTTATAAATTCACTTTCAATGAAGAAGTTGTAAAATTCAAGCATTCGACTGAAATTGAGGGTACGGTTTTAAATCAATTTTCAATGGATGAGTACAGAGGCAAATTCCGAGTTGCTACTACAAGCGGGAATACGTGGAATGATGATAATCCATCATCCAATCATTTATTCATATTTGATGAGAAGTTAAGAAAAATTGGAGAGATAACTGATCTTGCACAAGGTGAACGGATATATTCTGCCCGATTCATGCAAGATCGTATCTATATCGTCACATTCAAACAAGTAGATCCTTTGTTCGTCATTGATGCGAGCGACCCAACAAATCCAAAAGTGAAAGGTGAACTAAAAATACCAGGTTTCAGTAATTATCTGCATCCATACGATGAAAATCATCTGATTGGATTCGGACAAAATACGAAATTAGTAGAGAACTCTTCCGTTAGTGAACCATTCGTTCAAACGGACGGTATCAAAATATCGATTTTCGATGTCAGTGATATGAATAATCCTATAGAAAAACACACTGAAATCATCAATGGGAACGGAACCTATTCGCTACTGAACCATGATCATAAATCGCTATTATTTGATAAACAACGAAACATTTTTGCTTTTCCTATCCACATCTACAATTACGAAGAAGGGAAAGCGCAAATTGAAAATGCCTTTCAAGGTGCGATGATCTATAACATTGACACGAAGGATGGTTTTAACTTGGCTGCAAAACTCTCTCACACACAAACAGAAGGGGAAAAACGATTTGAACAGTGGGAAACGGATATTCAACGTCTACTGTATATCCAGAATACGATTTACTCGTTATCAAGGAGTAAAATAGTTGCTCACGAATTATCTACTTTCGAAAAAATCGGGCAAATCGATCTGAGGGACTGA
- a CDS encoding DUF4395 domain-containing protein: MNEKSQTIPRPLVQTNQWVLFLSVLSVWISGAEWILLIPLFSGISGLLLNYNPIMEFAELFLKRPFSEYIAEDKQQQKFNQWIATILLTIAFGGYLMGATIIGHIVSLLVAIASFVAILGFCVGCFIRYKWSQYQYKRLQKDS; this comes from the coding sequence ATGAACGAGAAGAGCCAAACAATACCAAGACCACTGGTGCAAACAAATCAATGGGTACTATTTTTATCTGTTCTTAGTGTATGGATCAGTGGTGCAGAATGGATCCTTCTGATACCTCTCTTCAGTGGAATATCTGGACTGTTGCTGAATTATAATCCAATCATGGAATTTGCTGAATTGTTTCTTAAACGTCCATTTTCAGAGTATATTGCCGAAGACAAACAGCAACAAAAGTTTAACCAATGGATCGCCACAATTCTTCTGACAATTGCTTTCGGAGGTTATCTTATGGGAGCGACCATCATAGGCCACATTGTATCACTGTTGGTTGCAATTGCATCGTTTGTAGCGATATTAGGATTTTGTGTAGGTTGTTTTATACGCTATAAATGGAGCCAATACCAATATAAAAGGTTGCAAAAAGATTCATGA
- a CDS encoding sodium:alanine symporter family protein, which yields MLESIVGTLNGYLWGYVLIAGLLGLGLYFTIATRFVQFRYLGEMGRVLFEKSTLQDGKSISSFKSFCIGAATRIGTGNLAGVAVAIGLGGPGAVFWMWIVALVGGATSFIESTLAQVYKVKDKTAFRGGPAYYIEKGLGKRWLGIIFAVLIAITFGLIFNSVQSNTISEAYVNAFGLNGTVVGIIITVLTGLVIFGGVQRIANVSAVVVPIMAVLYIIIALIVLALNIGQIPAMFALIVKSAFGLEQAVGGGIGAAIMNGVKRGLFSNEAGMGSAPNAAATASVSHPAKQGFIQTLGVFLDTIIVCSATAFIILMSGIYSSGDTAGIQLLQDSLGDHIGGAASIFIAIAIFLFAFSSIIGSYYYGETNIEFIKESRPAIFVYRLATMAMVMVGAVLPLAFVWSLADLFMALMTLINLVGIALLGKVAFKVLKDYEMQRKEGKDPTFNPKKLGIHNTECWGDQDKKKDELVG from the coding sequence GTGTTAGAAAGTATCGTAGGAACTTTAAACGGTTATTTATGGGGGTATGTTCTTATAGCTGGATTACTTGGGCTAGGTCTTTATTTCACGATAGCTACAAGATTCGTGCAGTTCCGTTACTTAGGTGAGATGGGACGAGTCCTATTTGAAAAATCCACGCTTCAAGATGGAAAAAGTATTTCTTCATTCAAATCTTTCTGTATCGGTGCAGCTACGAGAATCGGAACAGGGAACTTAGCCGGAGTTGCAGTTGCAATCGGACTAGGAGGACCAGGTGCTGTATTCTGGATGTGGATCGTTGCGCTAGTGGGTGGGGCGACAAGCTTCATTGAGAGTACGTTGGCACAGGTGTACAAAGTGAAAGACAAAACAGCTTTCCGTGGTGGACCAGCCTATTATATTGAAAAAGGTCTAGGAAAAAGATGGTTAGGGATCATTTTTGCGGTTTTGATCGCTATAACATTCGGACTTATTTTTAACTCTGTACAAAGTAATACGATTTCGGAAGCATATGTAAACGCATTCGGCTTGAATGGAACCGTAGTTGGAATTATTATTACAGTTCTTACAGGATTGGTTATTTTCGGAGGGGTACAACGTATTGCAAATGTTTCTGCAGTCGTCGTCCCAATTATGGCAGTTCTTTACATCATCATTGCACTTATTGTTTTAGCACTTAACATCGGACAGATTCCGGCAATGTTCGCACTTATCGTAAAAAGTGCTTTCGGACTTGAACAAGCTGTCGGTGGGGGAATTGGTGCAGCAATCATGAATGGTGTAAAACGTGGACTATTCTCTAACGAAGCGGGTATGGGTAGTGCACCGAATGCCGCTGCTACAGCAAGCGTTTCCCATCCTGCGAAGCAAGGATTCATCCAAACACTTGGTGTTTTCTTGGATACAATCATTGTTTGTTCCGCTACAGCATTCATCATCTTGATGTCTGGTATTTATTCTTCTGGAGACACTGCAGGAATCCAGTTGCTGCAAGATTCACTCGGTGATCACATCGGTGGAGCAGCAAGTATATTCATTGCTATAGCAATCTTCCTTTTCGCGTTCAGTTCGATTATCGGAAGCTACTACTATGGTGAAACGAATATCGAATTCATCAAGGAAAGCAGACCTGCCATTTTCGTATACCGTTTAGCAACAATGGCTATGGTAATGGTCGGGGCTGTATTGCCATTAGCATTCGTATGGAGCCTTGCAGATCTGTTTATGGCCTTGATGACATTGATCAACTTGGTAGGAATCGCTTTGCTTGGTAAAGTTGCCTTCAAGGTCCTTAAGGATTACGAAATGCAACGTAAGGAAGGTAAAGATCCTACTTTCAACCCTAAGAAACTTGGTATTCATAATACTGAATGCTGGGGAGATCAAGATAAAAAGAAAGACGAATTAGTAGGATAA
- a CDS encoding acyl-CoA dehydrogenase family protein: MWDVYEPFIKTKRQRKLFKLSEQLAVKIHERASETDKKGTFSSENLEDLKESNYLALSLPEESGGKGLSLYEFVLLQEKLAEGDGSVALSIGWHLGIIMEIRDESLWEAAAFEWLCSEVANHKKTINRAATEPATGSPTRGGIPETKAVKGGIGYTINGRKSFTTMADVLDYYLVSAYIEESDEIAWFLIDKEQPGVSVEHTWNTLGMRGTGSDDLVLTDVQVDRSRLMERKSDKQKNPVPKGWLLHIPACYLGIAIAARNEAIEFAENYQPNSLQTTISEVHHVREKIGQMELELLNARHFMYAIAEKWDRYPEERIKLGPELAAVKTIATNAANKVVDLAMRIVGGRGLSKSSNFERYYRDVRAGLHNPPMDDAVIETLALRALDDQ, encoded by the coding sequence ATGTGGGATGTGTATGAACCTTTTATCAAAACAAAACGACAGAGAAAATTATTCAAGTTATCCGAACAACTTGCAGTTAAAATCCATGAGAGAGCTTCAGAAACGGATAAGAAAGGAACCTTTTCGTCTGAGAATTTAGAGGATTTGAAGGAATCGAATTATTTAGCTCTGTCACTCCCGGAAGAATCAGGAGGAAAAGGTCTTTCCCTTTATGAATTCGTCCTATTACAAGAAAAACTTGCTGAGGGAGATGGCTCTGTAGCGCTGTCTATCGGATGGCACCTTGGTATCATCATGGAAATCCGAGATGAAAGTCTGTGGGAGGCTGCTGCATTTGAATGGTTATGTTCGGAAGTCGCAAATCATAAGAAAACGATCAACCGTGCAGCAACCGAGCCTGCTACAGGCAGCCCAACTAGAGGTGGCATTCCTGAAACAAAGGCGGTAAAGGGTGGAATCGGTTATACGATTAATGGTCGTAAATCATTCACAACGATGGCGGATGTTTTAGATTATTATCTCGTTTCAGCATATATCGAAGAATCCGATGAAATTGCATGGTTCCTCATTGATAAAGAACAACCTGGAGTGTCTGTCGAACATACCTGGAATACACTAGGGATGCGGGGGACTGGGAGCGATGATCTCGTACTTACAGATGTCCAAGTCGACCGGTCCAGACTTATGGAACGAAAATCAGACAAACAAAAAAATCCTGTACCTAAAGGCTGGTTATTGCACATACCTGCATGTTACCTAGGCATTGCCATTGCAGCTCGGAACGAAGCTATTGAATTTGCGGAAAATTATCAACCTAACAGTTTGCAGACTACAATTTCTGAAGTCCATCATGTAAGAGAAAAAATCGGACAAATGGAGCTAGAGCTGTTGAATGCCAGACACTTCATGTATGCTATTGCAGAGAAGTGGGATCGATATCCAGAGGAACGAATAAAACTCGGACCAGAATTAGCAGCTGTAAAAACAATTGCAACGAATGCTGCCAACAAAGTTGTGGATCTAGCAATGAGGATCGTTGGTGGGAGGGGTTTATCGAAGTCCTCAAACTTTGAAAGATACTATCGGGATGTTCGTGCTGGTTTACACAATCCGCCAATGGACGATGCTGTGATCGAAACCCTTGCACTAAGAGCACTTGATGATCAATAG
- a CDS encoding sigma-70 family RNA polymerase sigma factor, with product MEQYKLQQVDKDDVLVEIMNLYGNDLTRLAYSYVKEQTLAEDITQEVFVKCYMKLDTFKGNSSVKTWLNRITINKCKDHLKSGWRKYIQFELPIFKTPKTKTTPESELNKKIDHDALTEAILDLPVKYREIIILHYFQELSTNEIGLLLNMKDTSIRTRLRRARQLLEDELNKRNDQK from the coding sequence ATGGAACAGTATAAGTTACAACAAGTGGATAAAGATGATGTCCTTGTAGAAATCATGAATTTGTACGGTAATGATCTAACACGATTAGCTTATTCGTATGTGAAGGAGCAAACTTTAGCAGAAGATATTACGCAAGAAGTCTTTGTCAAATGTTATATGAAATTGGATACATTTAAAGGAAATTCTTCTGTGAAAACATGGTTGAACAGGATCACAATCAATAAATGTAAAGATCATTTGAAGAGTGGCTGGCGAAAATATATCCAATTCGAGCTCCCCATCTTCAAAACTCCTAAGACAAAAACGACGCCTGAATCTGAATTGAATAAAAAAATAGATCATGATGCTTTGACAGAAGCTATTTTGGATTTACCAGTGAAATATCGGGAAATCATCATACTACATTATTTTCAAGAGCTGTCTACTAATGAAATCGGTTTGCTGTTAAATATGAAGGACACATCAATACGTACAAGGCTTAGAAGAGCAAGACAATTATTAGAAGATGAATTGAATAAAAGGAATGATCAAAAATGA
- a CDS encoding flavin monoamine oxidase family protein, translating to MMNYLPPYYTPSKMISWIRDGIPKPQRPRTVIIAGAGMSGLVAGSLLKQAGHTVKIIEARNRIGGRVYTIRKPFTDGNYFEAGAMRIPNTHFLVFEYIKKFGLEINPFINSTPNDLIYANGVKTRSFFYKKHPDVLRYPVAPGEQGKTDMQLNHSIMNPLIKFLEKDPINNWQFIVPLLEQYSFSTFFRHNPAGPKLSDGAIEMIKVLSIVEGLPELSFLEILREYVILYSKDISFYEIKGGLDRLPKSFIPQLDENIYFNQKLRRIDQTTNQIMFSCLDTKTGQATEVQGDSAIVTLPFTVLQFVDVQPRNSFSHNKWKALRELHYVPSTKIGLQFKDRFWERQGLYGGKTITDLPIRLAHYPSHNFNSKSGVILGSYTWEDDALIWTGKSEQERIHAALTDLAEIHGRNITKEFETGATHSWVLDPYASGAFTLFKPEQETELMPYLSSPEGKVHFAGEHTSLPHGWIQGAIESGIRAAIEVNKG from the coding sequence TGGTGCTGGGATGTCGGGTCTTGTTGCAGGCTCATTACTAAAACAAGCTGGTCATACGGTAAAAATAATTGAAGCTCGAAACCGGATTGGCGGTCGAGTCTATACGATTAGAAAACCATTTACTGATGGCAACTATTTTGAGGCAGGAGCAATGCGTATCCCAAATACGCATTTTTTAGTTTTTGAATATATTAAGAAGTTTGGATTAGAAATCAATCCATTCATCAATTCCACACCGAACGACCTCATCTACGCTAATGGCGTGAAGACACGGTCCTTTTTTTATAAAAAGCATCCAGACGTACTAAGATATCCTGTAGCACCTGGGGAACAAGGGAAAACAGATATGCAACTGAATCATTCCATTATGAATCCACTTATTAAATTCCTCGAAAAAGATCCCATAAACAATTGGCAATTTATAGTCCCGTTATTGGAACAGTATTCATTTTCAACTTTTTTCCGCCACAACCCAGCTGGTCCTAAATTATCTGATGGAGCAATTGAAATGATCAAAGTCCTCTCGATTGTTGAGGGCTTACCAGAATTGTCCTTTCTTGAAATCCTTCGAGAATACGTTATCTTATACAGCAAAGATATTTCTTTTTATGAAATCAAAGGGGGACTTGATCGGCTTCCTAAATCTTTTATTCCTCAACTCGATGAAAACATTTATTTCAACCAGAAACTTAGAAGAATAGATCAAACTACCAACCAGATCATGTTTTCTTGCTTGGATACGAAAACTGGGCAAGCAACTGAAGTCCAAGGAGATTCGGCGATTGTTACCTTGCCTTTTACTGTACTGCAATTCGTCGATGTCCAGCCGCGAAACTCCTTCTCCCACAACAAATGGAAAGCACTACGCGAGTTGCACTATGTTCCATCAACGAAAATCGGTTTACAGTTCAAAGATCGTTTTTGGGAGAGACAAGGACTTTACGGTGGAAAAACAATAACGGATCTACCAATACGATTAGCCCATTATCCTAGTCATAATTTCAACAGTAAGAGTGGGGTTATCCTAGGAAGTTATACTTGGGAAGATGACGCACTAATTTGGACTGGTAAGAGTGAACAAGAACGGATTCATGCTGCTCTGACAGACCTGGCAGAAATTCATGGGAGAAACATTACCAAGGAATTTGAAACAGGTGCAACTCACAGCTGGGTACTGGATCCATATGCATCCGGAGCATTCACTTTATTCAAGCCTGAACAAGAGACAGAACTAATGCCATATTTATCTTCACCCGAAGGTAAAGTCCATTTTGCAGGAGAGCATACTTCCCTTCCCCATGGTTGGATACAAGGTGCAATTGAATCAGGTATAAGGGCAGCTATTGAAGTGAATAAGGGATGA